A stretch of Nitrospirota bacterium DNA encodes these proteins:
- a CDS encoding response regulator transcription factor, producing MTKPRILLADDHPELLSALRGLLEDGLGEVVGMVTDGQPLIEAAIRLEPDIIILDISMPTMNGLDATRALQTCAPQSKVIVLTVHREPVYVSLAFKAGARGYLLKRTSLYTELPQALLHVLAGERYLGHGVGEREAWERAEGENLSTLMS from the coding sequence AATTATTGAGTGCGCTACGCGGCTTACTAGAAGATGGATTAGGTGAGGTGGTGGGCATGGTGACGGACGGGCAGCCGCTTATCGAAGCGGCCATCCGGCTGGAGCCGGACATTATTATCTTGGATATCTCGATGCCGACGATGAATGGGCTGGACGCCACGCGCGCCCTGCAGACCTGTGCCCCGCAGAGTAAGGTGATTGTGCTGACGGTCCATCGGGAGCCGGTCTACGTGTCCTTAGCCTTTAAGGCGGGAGCCCGCGGTTATCTCCTCAAACGAACGTCCCTCTATACGGAACTGCCTCAAGCCCTGCTGCATGTGCTCGCGGGTGAGCGCTATCTCGGGCATGGTGTGGGGGAGAGAGAGGCGTGGGAACGTGCCGAGGGAGAGAACCTGTCGACCCTGATGTCGTAA